A single genomic interval of Acidobacteriota bacterium harbors:
- a CDS encoding mechanosensitive ion channel family protein translates to MALTNLEIFGYEISDSLSDQIGPAVATLSWVVVSFVAWKVIKRIGDSSVTRLTTRAEKLTAIEAEDRKQRVETLWSAVRAVMLSVVVIIVFLGILNVWGVNTAPFLAIGSIMGLAVGFGAQDFVKDVIAGFLILAEDQYSLGDVVKIADVSGTVKEITLRSTILRDLDGRVHYVPNGSISVATNYTQEYSQVVIDVGFGYGEDVDKIIPVIQDELDRFAADEKWASAFIDPPEILGVQELGDSSVSVRCLLRVAPEFRWSSRREFLRRIKMRFDADDIEIPFPYVTIARPPTKSND, encoded by the coding sequence GTGGCGTTGACGAACCTGGAGATTTTCGGATATGAGATCTCCGATTCACTATCGGATCAGATCGGCCCGGCGGTTGCAACACTGTCTTGGGTAGTGGTGTCTTTTGTTGCATGGAAGGTTATAAAACGGATTGGCGACTCCAGCGTGACGCGGCTGACTACGCGTGCCGAGAAGCTGACGGCGATCGAGGCTGAGGACCGTAAGCAGCGTGTCGAAACGCTCTGGTCGGCGGTGAGGGCTGTCATGTTGTCCGTTGTCGTCATCATTGTCTTTTTGGGGATACTCAACGTATGGGGTGTCAACACGGCGCCGTTCCTGGCCATCGGATCGATTATGGGGTTGGCTGTCGGTTTCGGCGCCCAAGACTTTGTCAAAGACGTGATCGCTGGGTTCCTGATCCTCGCCGAAGATCAGTACTCGCTCGGCGATGTCGTCAAAATCGCCGACGTCAGCGGCACGGTGAAGGAGATCACGCTTCGTTCGACCATCTTGCGAGACCTCGACGGGAGGGTTCACTACGTGCCAAACGGATCGATATCGGTGGCCACGAACTACACCCAGGAGTACAGCCAGGTGGTTATCGACGTTGGGTTTGGGTACGGCGAAGACGTCGACAAGATCATTCCCGTCATTCAAGACGAACTCGATCGGTTCGCGGCTGACGAAAAGTGGGCGTCGGCGTTTATCGATCCGCCCGAGATCCTCGGCGTCCAAGAACTCGGCGACTCCTCAGTGTCCGTCCGGTGTCTCTTGCGGGTCGCACCAGAGTTCCGCTGGTCGTCGCGGAGGGAGTTCCTGCGTCGCATCAAGATGCGCTTCGATGCCGACGACATCGAAATTCCGTTCCCGTACGTGACGATTGCGCGACCTCCAACCAAGAGCAACGACTAG
- a CDS encoding HAD family phosphatase — MASSTRLRGIEVVVFDLGGVLVRLGSYTDVVGEDSMSADEFWSMWLSSPAVRRLDGGVSSVNEFGEEIVKELGLPFAPQELIQRFLEWPKGLFDGAYEVVQRVRESRTVAVLSNINVLHWTSQRDHETISRMFDVQFLSYEIGLVKPDLTVFHHVINELGVEPDAIFFLDDNQANVSAARGVGIDAVLVNSVDQMRRALVDRGVLHL; from the coding sequence TTGGCTAGTTCGACGCGGTTGCGCGGTATCGAGGTCGTTGTTTTCGACCTGGGCGGTGTCCTGGTACGGCTCGGCTCCTACACCGATGTGGTTGGTGAGGACTCGATGTCGGCTGATGAGTTTTGGTCCATGTGGCTGTCGAGTCCTGCCGTTCGCCGTCTTGACGGCGGCGTATCGAGTGTCAACGAATTCGGCGAGGAGATCGTGAAGGAACTTGGCTTGCCGTTTGCCCCTCAAGAACTGATACAAAGGTTCCTTGAATGGCCTAAGGGGCTGTTTGATGGGGCGTACGAAGTGGTTCAGCGCGTGCGAGAGTCTCGCACGGTGGCGGTTCTCAGCAACATCAACGTCTTGCACTGGACTTCACAGCGCGATCACGAGACGATCTCGCGGATGTTTGATGTGCAGTTTCTCTCTTACGAAATCGGACTGGTCAAACCCGACTTGACCGTGTTCCACCATGTCATCAACGAACTCGGTGTCGAGCCGGATGCGATCTTCTTCCTCGACGACAATCAGGCCAACGTCAGCGCAGCTAGGGGAGTTGGGATCGATGCGGTCCTCGTGAACAGCGTTGACCAGATGCGGCGCGCCCTGGTCGACCGCGGCGTGCTGCACCTCTAA
- a CDS encoding MFS transporter: MTKSPSNRQASRRSVASWVTYDLANTIFALGVGSLYFPTWMNEVGGSDTNLAVALNVAMAVVIILAPWVGALGDFSGKRVRLLIPTTLLAVTATFFLGSFGLYPSLALFTVAVIGFNLGGVPYNALLPDVSSPQTRGRVSGLGVGVGYFGSALALIIGAVLLDSYGYPAVFKAIAIAFLLFALPSFIWIEERPRLHTETGDRPRVRSIPRHFVQAWQRARAYPQVARFLVGRFLYTDAINTIIGGFLAIYAKEDLGMTDAEIRSLLGISVVFSIAGGIGGGRLVDRYGPRRVLHGTLYLWIFTIAVAVTAGIAGLVSLAPLIGIGAGIALGLTWSSDRVYMTAIAPPQHLGEFYGLYAMVGRFATLLGPLVWAIQVDGFGWPRAAALGSLTLFIIAARIVLNGVDDGFTSPASTESPA; encoded by the coding sequence GTGACCAAATCGCCCTCCAATCGACAGGCCTCACGCCGCTCCGTTGCTTCGTGGGTTACCTATGACCTGGCAAACACGATATTCGCACTCGGTGTCGGCAGCCTCTACTTCCCGACCTGGATGAACGAGGTTGGTGGCTCCGACACCAACCTGGCCGTCGCTCTCAACGTTGCAATGGCGGTGGTCATAATCCTGGCGCCATGGGTTGGGGCACTTGGTGACTTCAGCGGAAAACGCGTACGGCTGCTCATCCCGACGACGCTGCTCGCGGTGACGGCGACGTTCTTCCTAGGATCGTTCGGTCTCTACCCATCGCTCGCGTTGTTCACGGTTGCGGTGATCGGTTTCAATCTGGGCGGCGTGCCTTACAACGCGCTGCTGCCCGATGTCTCTAGCCCACAGACTCGTGGCCGCGTCTCGGGCCTCGGAGTCGGTGTCGGGTATTTCGGATCAGCGCTTGCGTTGATCATCGGAGCAGTGTTGTTGGACTCGTACGGCTACCCGGCCGTTTTCAAGGCGATCGCGATCGCGTTCTTGCTGTTTGCATTGCCGTCATTCATCTGGATCGAAGAACGACCGCGGCTCCACACTGAAACCGGCGATCGGCCGCGGGTTCGATCAATCCCACGCCACTTTGTCCAGGCCTGGCAGCGGGCTCGGGCTTACCCACAGGTCGCCAGATTTCTCGTCGGTCGGTTCCTATACACCGATGCCATCAACACGATCATCGGCGGCTTTCTCGCGATCTACGCCAAGGAGGACCTCGGGATGACCGACGCCGAAATCCGCAGCTTGCTTGGTATCTCGGTGGTGTTCTCAATCGCCGGAGGCATCGGCGGAGGCCGTCTGGTCGATCGTTACGGGCCTCGTCGGGTACTCCATGGCACCCTGTATCTGTGGATCTTCACAATTGCGGTAGCGGTTACCGCCGGGATCGCAGGCCTCGTGTCGCTGGCTCCACTGATCGGAATCGGCGCAGGGATTGCATTGGGACTCACCTGGTCATCCGACCGCGTGTATATGACGGCCATTGCGCCGCCGCAACACCTCGGCGAGTTCTATGGATTGTACGCCATGGTGGGTCGGTTTGCGACACTTCTTGGCCCATTGGTGTGGGCGATCCAAGTAGACGGATTCGGGTGGCCAAGGGCGGCCGCGCTTGGAAGTCTGACGCTGTTCATCATTGCGGCACGCATCGTGCTCAATGGGGTCGACGATGGGTTTACTTCTCCAGCGAGTACCGAATCGCCGGCTTAA
- a CDS encoding response regulator: MPDIGHPMPKVLVIEDSASVRRLIEVCLRALDVELSSAEDGILGLAAARESLPEVIVLDIGLPGMDGWEVLGHLRSGEETKNIKVLVLTAHAQPEIAEQAAQGGADEFMTKPFRPTELRERIEKLLDA; the protein is encoded by the coding sequence ATGCCCGATATTGGACACCCCATGCCAAAAGTTCTCGTCATAGAAGATTCAGCCAGCGTCCGACGATTGATCGAGGTGTGCCTCAGGGCTCTTGACGTCGAACTGTCCTCAGCAGAAGACGGCATCCTCGGTCTCGCTGCGGCCCGAGAGTCGCTTCCTGAGGTAATAGTGCTCGATATTGGCCTTCCCGGCATGGATGGGTGGGAGGTTCTCGGTCACCTCAGATCCGGCGAGGAAACTAAGAACATCAAGGTACTGGTGCTTACCGCTCATGCACAGCCGGAGATCGCAGAACAGGCAGCACAAGGTGGTGCGGACGAGTTCATGACGAAGCCGTTCAGACCAACCGAGCTACGCGAACGCATCGAAAAGCTACTCGACGCCTGA
- the pruA gene encoding L-glutamate gamma-semialdehyde dehydrogenase: protein MLQPYVSESYSDFSDKGTAAAYRNAQSVVEGQLGVYCPVVISGRSINTAATTTSVNPAHPEQVVGTAAVATSALADDALVSAWAAFPAWSATPAHERAQIVHRIGDLMNDRKFEFAAWMTYEAGKNWSEAEADTAEAIDFCRYYAHSSIAMAKPVETADFAGESNISWYQPLGAGVAIPPWNFPLAILVGMSIGPIAAGNTIVLKPASATPVIGYMFSEVAVEAGLPPGVLNYLPGPGSDIGDALVDNPRTRFINFTGSKEIGLRIAERAAVVGAGQKWLKRVYVEMGGKDALIVDETADLETAADDAVRSAFGFQGQKCSACSRLIVVDEVYDDVLDHVTRIASELSVGDPTENHAVGPLISAAQLKSVRAEIDLGRSEAELVLGGEAVTDSGGYYLAPTVFADVEPNSRLAQHEIFGPVLSVIRARNFDHALDIANGTEFGLTGGLHTSDRDRIERVKREFHVGNLYINRKITGALVGIQPFGGFNMSGSNAKAGGPDYLRLFMEMKTVAERL, encoded by the coding sequence GTGTTGCAACCGTACGTCAGCGAGTCCTACTCGGACTTCAGCGATAAGGGGACCGCCGCCGCCTATCGCAACGCTCAGTCTGTCGTTGAGGGGCAGCTTGGTGTGTACTGCCCGGTGGTTATTAGCGGTCGATCCATCAACACCGCAGCAACTACAACGTCGGTGAACCCGGCCCACCCAGAGCAGGTTGTCGGAACCGCGGCGGTCGCGACAAGCGCACTGGCCGACGACGCGTTGGTTTCAGCGTGGGCGGCCTTTCCGGCGTGGTCAGCTACACCTGCGCACGAGCGGGCCCAAATTGTGCACCGCATCGGTGACCTGATGAACGACCGGAAGTTCGAATTCGCGGCGTGGATGACGTACGAGGCCGGCAAGAACTGGTCCGAGGCTGAGGCCGACACAGCCGAGGCGATCGACTTCTGTCGCTACTACGCACACAGTTCAATCGCGATGGCTAAACCGGTGGAAACCGCCGACTTCGCTGGTGAATCCAACATCTCATGGTATCAACCCCTCGGTGCCGGTGTGGCGATTCCGCCCTGGAACTTCCCGCTGGCGATATTGGTTGGGATGTCGATTGGGCCGATCGCAGCGGGAAACACAATCGTGCTCAAGCCCGCGTCAGCGACGCCTGTCATTGGATACATGTTCTCGGAGGTAGCTGTCGAAGCCGGGCTTCCTCCGGGGGTTCTCAACTACCTTCCCGGTCCGGGATCGGACATCGGGGATGCTTTGGTAGACAACCCGCGGACACGGTTCATCAACTTCACCGGGTCAAAAGAGATAGGTCTGCGGATCGCCGAGCGAGCGGCCGTTGTCGGCGCGGGTCAGAAGTGGCTAAAACGTGTTTATGTTGAGATGGGTGGCAAAGACGCACTGATCGTCGATGAAACGGCGGACCTCGAAACCGCAGCCGACGATGCTGTGCGCAGCGCGTTCGGGTTTCAGGGTCAGAAATGCTCGGCGTGCTCACGCCTGATTGTGGTTGACGAGGTGTACGACGATGTCCTCGATCATGTGACGAGGATTGCGAGCGAGCTATCGGTGGGAGACCCGACCGAGAACCATGCAGTAGGTCCACTCATCTCGGCAGCACAGCTCAAATCGGTACGGGCTGAGATCGATCTCGGCCGCAGTGAGGCAGAACTGGTGTTGGGTGGCGAGGCGGTCACCGACAGCGGTGGGTATTACCTTGCACCAACGGTATTCGCTGACGTCGAACCAAACTCCCGACTTGCTCAGCACGAGATATTCGGACCGGTGCTGAGCGTGATCCGAGCGCGTAACTTTGACCATGCACTCGACATCGCCAACGGCACCGAGTTCGGTCTCACCGGCGGACTGCACACGAGTGACCGTGACCGAATCGAACGCGTGAAACGAGAGTTCCATGTCGGCAACCTCTACATCAACCGCAAGATCACGGGAGCTCTCGTCGGTATTCAGCCATTCGGCGGATTCAACATGTCTGGCTCGAACGCAAAGGCCGGTGGACCCGACTACCTGAGACTGTTCATGGAAATGAAAACCGTCGCCGAACGTCTATAA
- a CDS encoding N-acetylmuramoyl-L-alanine amidase, translating into MRQRGWTMVATFAALSLATASCGTVEPAIAGAAPRGVPSTLPPPTTTTTQDPALTATEGYIRIPPGGADLYNSANGSVVQSIAEGLTLGFVSRSGEWLEVITTCGTTAFVTDTQVVLFPRAAISTGTDLSKLVIVIDPGHGDRDWGGVGPTGLSEKSVNLDISARLASLLETPHDIDFTTGEVTVGTTYPAVHAALLTRSADGPNDGDYELGLAHRAGLANAAGAAALISIHNNTVPLKKTDKPGTEVYYSLAAEDSDRLAGLVYDELVKSVASFTAEWTGGISLGARARRDPDTGSDYYGLLRRATMPAVIVEGIYISEPEEEALLKTDEFRQAYAVAVYRGIVRFFTTSDTSTSIQEPEPFPDDAGKLSNRACQVPTQPAS; encoded by the coding sequence GTGAGGCAACGGGGTTGGACGATGGTTGCAACCTTTGCGGCTCTGTCTCTTGCGACTGCCTCCTGCGGCACCGTGGAGCCTGCGATCGCCGGAGCCGCCCCGCGTGGAGTACCGTCGACCTTGCCGCCGCCGACAACGACAACAACGCAGGACCCGGCGCTCACCGCGACCGAGGGTTACATCCGCATACCCCCCGGCGGTGCGGATCTCTACAACAGCGCAAACGGATCTGTGGTGCAGAGCATTGCTGAGGGCTTGACACTTGGATTCGTTTCCCGATCAGGCGAATGGCTCGAAGTCATTACCACCTGTGGGACGACAGCGTTTGTGACCGACACCCAAGTTGTGTTGTTCCCACGGGCCGCCATTTCCACAGGGACTGATTTATCGAAACTGGTGATCGTCATCGACCCAGGTCATGGCGACAGGGATTGGGGTGGTGTTGGGCCCACCGGTCTGTCTGAAAAGAGCGTGAACCTCGACATCTCGGCCCGCCTCGCGTCTCTCCTCGAAACGCCGCATGACATTGACTTCACCACCGGAGAAGTGACCGTTGGAACGACCTACCCAGCCGTGCACGCTGCGTTGCTCACACGATCTGCCGATGGGCCCAATGATGGAGACTACGAACTTGGCCTTGCGCACCGCGCCGGACTGGCCAACGCCGCAGGAGCCGCCGCCTTGATTTCGATTCACAACAACACCGTACCCCTGAAAAAGACCGACAAGCCGGGTACCGAGGTGTACTACTCACTGGCCGCGGAGGACTCCGATCGGCTTGCGGGACTCGTGTATGACGAACTCGTCAAGTCAGTGGCCTCATTCACCGCTGAGTGGACCGGTGGAATCTCGCTCGGCGCCAGAGCGAGGCGAGACCCCGACACCGGCAGCGACTATTACGGACTCCTCCGGCGGGCGACAATGCCGGCGGTGATCGTCGAAGGTATCTACATTTCAGAGCCGGAGGAAGAGGCACTGCTCAAGACGGATGAGTTCCGACAGGCCTACGCCGTCGCGGTGTATCGCGGCATCGTTCGATTCTTCACGACGAGCGACACGAGCACAAGCATTCAAGAGCCTGAACCGTTTCCCGACGATGCGGGCAAGTTGTCGAATCGGGCATGCCAAGTCCCCACACAGCCGGCGAGTTGA
- a CDS encoding N-acetylmuramoyl-L-alanine amidase: MERIVLRLALVAALAVSACSVGGSGSLRDESAPLGTLTPLTVSSTSTSTTSTTTTTSTTSTTTTTVVPIGVPEPFTLPVPPAPGLEDGFSGTGMATVPAGGAAIYDIGGQTQQVLAREGLVFVVTGSAVGGWLEIVTMCDTRAWARASDMLLSGPGSGGDIGKSFDFSEAVIVLDPGHGGPSNIGAVAVTGLKEKDVNVDIARRARDLFAAPHNVDWDEGTVYTGTQVPAAARIIVTRTGSDELADYEAGLFFRAELANAMGADAFVAIHNNAGHDRVSEAPGSDVYYQSQIDDSRRFATIMVEEFNRSFAPFGTDWVGVQDTGAKSRLSTKSPGKQYYGVLKRTEMPAVIAEGAFMSSRSEADLLATPEFRQAYAEAVYRAVVRFLTDDAFGDAPSFDPKTWSGFAGSGDARPTCKIPSQDDS; this comes from the coding sequence GTGGAACGTATCGTTTTGCGGTTAGCCCTCGTGGCGGCATTGGCGGTATCTGCGTGTTCCGTGGGTGGATCAGGTTCGCTGCGGGACGAGTCTGCGCCGCTCGGTACGTTGACGCCACTCACAGTTTCGTCAACGAGCACGAGTACAACGTCGACGACGACCACCACATCAACGACCAGCACAACCACTACGACGGTCGTGCCAATTGGAGTCCCCGAACCATTCACATTGCCGGTCCCTCCAGCACCTGGACTCGAGGACGGTTTTTCTGGGACCGGCATGGCGACAGTCCCCGCCGGGGGTGCGGCAATTTATGACATCGGCGGGCAAACGCAGCAAGTACTGGCACGCGAGGGTCTCGTGTTTGTCGTCACTGGGAGCGCGGTAGGCGGGTGGCTTGAGATAGTCACAATGTGCGACACACGGGCCTGGGCGAGGGCTAGCGACATGTTGCTCTCGGGTCCAGGGTCCGGCGGGGACATCGGCAAGAGTTTCGATTTCTCTGAAGCCGTGATCGTGCTCGACCCGGGGCACGGAGGTCCGTCGAATATCGGTGCCGTCGCCGTGACCGGACTCAAGGAGAAAGATGTCAATGTTGACATAGCCCGACGCGCCCGTGACCTCTTTGCCGCTCCACACAACGTGGATTGGGATGAGGGGACGGTTTACACCGGCACGCAAGTGCCTGCAGCGGCACGCATCATTGTTACCCGGACCGGCTCTGACGAACTTGCTGACTATGAGGCCGGGTTGTTCTTTCGAGCAGAGCTCGCAAACGCAATGGGTGCCGATGCCTTCGTTGCCATTCACAACAACGCTGGGCATGACAGGGTTTCGGAGGCCCCCGGATCTGACGTGTACTACCAGAGTCAGATCGATGATTCTCGTCGATTTGCGACGATCATGGTCGAGGAATTCAACCGGAGTTTCGCACCGTTCGGTACCGACTGGGTAGGGGTCCAGGACACCGGAGCAAAGTCGAGGCTTTCTACGAAGAGCCCCGGCAAGCAGTACTACGGCGTTTTGAAGCGGACCGAAATGCCGGCCGTAATCGCTGAGGGTGCATTCATGTCCAGCAGGTCTGAGGCCGACCTGCTCGCAACTCCTGAGTTTCGTCAGGCATACGCAGAAGCCGTGTACCGGGCGGTCGTACGGTTTCTCACGGATGATGCTTTTGGCGACGCACCAAGTTTCGACCCAAAGACCTGGAGCGGGTTCGCCGGTTCAGGTGATGCCAGACCGACGTGCAAAATTCCGTCGCAAGACGATTCGTGA
- a CDS encoding lamin tail domain-containing protein codes for MRIIRTVAAPVVVLALIAAGCGAPFTTPDRTADSASPGRSTTPPADTSAPSGPSTTIAQPEGSVQAAVIKVFDGDSLLVDIDGRQEEVRLLGINAPERDECFGTEAGDRLSELAGTTVWLVSDGEDADRFGRLLRFLFTPTSLVNADLVKDGYALALQDDTTLAAQLKDVEAAAFAEARGMWGLTVCGDIPADLEISGLQANPPGPDDENLVEEWIEITNRSAEDIDIGDFIVRDESSSHRFRFPNGYVLAARTSVRLHSGCGDDTTRDVFWCNGRSVWNNGGDTVILQTPGGTVIDRLVYSDS; via the coding sequence ATGCGAATCATCCGTACTGTTGCTGCGCCCGTTGTGGTCCTTGCGCTGATCGCGGCGGGGTGCGGCGCTCCCTTCACCACACCCGATCGGACTGCAGACTCCGCATCTCCCGGACGATCAACGACTCCGCCAGCCGATACGAGCGCTCCTTCCGGCCCCTCGACAACCATTGCACAACCCGAGGGTTCCGTGCAAGCGGCTGTTATCAAAGTCTTCGACGGGGACTCATTGCTGGTGGACATTGACGGCCGCCAGGAGGAAGTTCGCCTACTCGGAATCAACGCGCCGGAACGAGATGAATGTTTCGGTACCGAGGCCGGCGACCGGCTGAGCGAGCTTGCGGGTACGACCGTGTGGCTCGTTTCCGACGGCGAAGACGCCGACCGTTTTGGACGTCTCTTGCGTTTTCTATTTACGCCGACATCGCTCGTCAACGCCGACCTTGTCAAAGACGGATATGCGTTGGCGCTACAAGACGATACGACCCTGGCTGCCCAGTTGAAAGACGTCGAGGCCGCAGCCTTTGCGGAGGCACGCGGCATGTGGGGACTGACGGTCTGCGGTGACATCCCGGCCGACCTAGAAATCTCGGGCCTCCAGGCGAACCCCCCAGGTCCCGATGACGAGAACCTCGTCGAGGAATGGATCGAGATAACCAACCGTAGTGCAGAGGATATCGATATCGGCGACTTCATCGTCCGCGATGAATCGTCTTCGCACAGATTCAGATTCCCGAACGGGTATGTGCTCGCAGCGCGAACGTCAGTCCGCCTCCATTCCGGGTGCGGAGACGACACGACCCGGGACGTCTTTTGGTGCAACGGTCGATCGGTGTGGAACAACGGCGGAGACACGGTGATCCTGCAGACGCCGGGCGGCACCGTGATCGACCGGCTGGTGTACTCGGACTCCTAA